A genome region from Natranaeroarchaeum sulfidigenes includes the following:
- the gatB gene encoding Asp-tRNA(Asn)/Glu-tRNA(Gln) amidotransferase subunit GatB, which translates to MSAQATQQDADLTVVIGLEVHVQLETETKIFCGCSTDADESEPNTNTCPVCLGLPGALPVLNEGAVEAAVKVGKALDSEIPEETRFHRKNYFYPDLPKNFQITQYDEPICQGGELEVTVEGDRRGIGIERAHLEEDPGSLQHVGGSIDTADYTLVNYNRAGVPLLEIVTKPDFRSPDEVRAFLAKMEEVLEYLGVFDSTRDGSLRVDANISLIEADKRDGELGEEALAAANRTEVKNISSHKGAEKALAYEVTRQRNAIQRGRGVEQETRHWDESRGITVSMRSKEEEKDYRYFEEADLPPLQVADWKERIDIPELPAARRERFREEYGLGEEAASKLTSTKQVADFYEDVAEAFDPDLAATWVADNLLGELNYRDMAITDVADRLDEFTRLVELVDEDEITVKNAEEIVLREMLDEGEDPDTVVEREGLEKTGGDAVASAVADAIDENPDAVEDYHDGQDDALNFLVGQVMAATGGSADPGTVNQLLREQLAD; encoded by the coding sequence ATGAGTGCACAGGCGACCCAGCAGGACGCAGACCTCACCGTCGTAATCGGGCTGGAGGTCCACGTCCAGTTAGAAACCGAGACGAAGATCTTCTGTGGCTGTTCGACCGACGCCGACGAGAGCGAGCCGAACACGAACACCTGTCCCGTCTGTCTGGGGCTCCCCGGCGCACTCCCCGTGTTGAACGAGGGGGCCGTCGAGGCCGCCGTCAAGGTCGGCAAGGCGCTGGATTCGGAGATCCCCGAGGAGACCCGGTTTCACCGGAAGAATTACTTTTATCCTGACTTGCCGAAGAACTTCCAGATCACCCAGTACGACGAACCGATCTGTCAGGGTGGCGAGCTGGAGGTTACCGTCGAGGGCGACCGGCGCGGGATCGGCATCGAGCGCGCCCATCTCGAAGAGGATCCGGGGAGCCTCCAGCACGTCGGCGGCTCGATCGACACGGCTGATTACACGCTTGTCAACTACAACCGTGCTGGCGTTCCACTGCTCGAAATCGTCACGAAGCCGGACTTTCGCAGTCCCGACGAGGTGCGGGCGTTCCTCGCCAAGATGGAGGAAGTACTGGAGTATCTCGGCGTCTTCGACAGCACGCGGGACGGCAGCCTGCGCGTTGACGCCAACATCTCGCTGATCGAGGCAGACAAGCGCGACGGCGAACTGGGCGAGGAGGCGCTTGCAGCCGCAAACCGCACCGAGGTCAAGAACATCTCCAGTCACAAGGGGGCCGAGAAGGCACTCGCCTACGAGGTCACCCGCCAGCGCAACGCGATCCAGCGTGGCCGCGGCGTCGAACAGGAGACCCGCCACTGGGACGAGTCCAGGGGGATCACCGTCTCGATGCGCTCGAAGGAAGAAGAGAAGGATTACCGGTACTTCGAGGAGGCCGACCTCCCGCCGCTGCAGGTTGCCGACTGGAAAGAGCGAATCGACATCCCCGAGCTTCCTGCCGCCCGCCGCGAACGGTTCCGCGAGGAGTACGGCCTCGGCGAGGAAGCGGCGAGCAAGCTCACGTCGACGAAACAGGTCGCTGACTTCTACGAGGACGTTGCCGAGGCGTTCGACCCGGACCTCGCCGCGACGTGGGTCGCCGACAACCTGCTGGGCGAACTCAACTACCGGGACATGGCGATCACGGACGTTGCTGATCGCCTCGACGAGTTCACCCGGCTGGTCGAACTCGTCGACGAGGACGAAATTACGGTCAAAAACGCCGAGGAAATCGTGCTCCGGGAGATGCTCGACGAGGGCGAGGACCCGGACACCGTCGTCGAACGCGAGGGGCTGGAGAAGACAGGTGGGGATGCCGTCGCGTCGGCCGTCGCAGACGCCATCGACGAAAATCCCGACGCAGTCGAGGACTACCACGACGGACAGGACGACGCGCTGAACTTCCTCGTGGGACAGGTGATGGCCGCGACCGGCGGGAGCGCGGATCCGGGGACGGTCAACCAGTTACTCCGCGAGCAGCTGGCGGACTAG
- a CDS encoding HalOD1 output domain-containing protein: MDKESFHDLSTESSATLDGTSLAAEGPKAIFEPDGSGSTAEAVVSLVAETGDRDPLELPPLYDAVDPEALDRLCARTSDSELRVSFEYAGYTVLVEGTGIVHLLDDE, from the coding sequence ATGGACAAGGAGAGTTTTCACGACCTGTCTACGGAATCCAGTGCGACACTGGACGGGACATCGCTCGCGGCCGAGGGGCCAAAGGCTATTTTCGAACCGGATGGCAGTGGATCGACCGCCGAAGCGGTCGTTTCGCTCGTCGCGGAAACCGGTGACCGCGATCCGCTCGAGCTGCCACCTCTGTACGATGCAGTCGACCCGGAAGCGCTCGACAGGCTCTGTGCACGAACTAGCGACTCCGAACTGCGAGTCTCCTTCGAATATGCGGGCTATACGGTCCTCGTCGAGGGGACTGGGATCGTTCACCTGCTCGACGACGAGTAG
- a CDS encoding DNA topoisomerase I has protein sequence MELIITEKDNAARRIADILSGGSASSSRQNGVNVYEWGGKRCIGLSGHVVGVDFPEEYSDWRDVEPVELIDAEVEKRPTQESIVASLRSLARQADRVTIATDYDREGELIGKEAYELVREVNESVSIDRVRFSSITDNEVQNAFAEPEELDFDLAAAGEARQVIDLMWGAALTRFLSLSARQLGQDFISVGRVQSPTLKLIVDREREIQAFDPDTYWEIFADLDKDGSAFESQYFYRDEDGNEAERVWDEPVAEAIYDRIAREDGEVTIDSVSRRTRTDTPPAPFDTTQFIRAAGSLGYSAQRAMSIAEDLYTAGYMTYPRTDNTVYPDDLDPEDLLDSFVGHQTFGEDAESLLDLDGLEPTEGDEETTDHPPIHPTDELPKRADLSEDEWEIYELVVRRFFATLAEDATWEHLKVVSELDGAVDVSLPHDTEAVTFKANGKRLLEAGYHDVYPYFSTNENYVPDVDEGEQLSIVDTRIEEKETQPPRRYGQSRLIETMQGLGVGTKSTRHHTIEKLYDRGYIENDPPRPTQLAMAVVEAAEEYADRVVSKEMTSELEADMTAIAEGEATLDEVTAESREMLERVFEDLTDSREEIGDHLQQSLKADKRLGPCPECGKDLLLRRSRGGSSFIGCDGYPECEYTLPLPSTGKPLILEDVCEDHDLNHVKMLAGRSTFVHGCPRCKADEAGEGPAIGACPDCNDEHDGELVIKQLRNGSRLVGCTRYPDCDYSLPLPRRGEIEVTDERCDEHDLPELLVHNDDEPWELGCPICNYREYQARESDSGTDLEALDGLGAKTAEKLAAAGIESIDDLTGAEADDVAGDVDGVSADRIRKWQAEA, from the coding sequence TTGGAACTGATCATTACCGAAAAGGACAACGCAGCGCGTCGAATCGCCGATATCCTCAGCGGGGGCTCCGCCTCGTCGTCACGCCAGAACGGAGTAAACGTCTATGAGTGGGGAGGAAAGCGATGTATCGGCCTCTCCGGCCACGTCGTTGGGGTCGACTTCCCCGAGGAGTACAGCGACTGGCGCGATGTCGAGCCCGTTGAATTGATCGACGCCGAGGTCGAGAAACGGCCGACACAGGAGTCGATCGTCGCCTCGTTGCGCTCGCTCGCCCGGCAGGCAGACCGCGTCACGATCGCCACTGACTACGACCGCGAGGGCGAGCTGATCGGCAAGGAGGCCTACGAACTCGTCCGCGAGGTCAACGAGTCCGTGTCGATCGACCGCGTGCGCTTTTCCTCGATTACGGACAATGAGGTGCAGAACGCCTTTGCCGAGCCCGAAGAGCTCGATTTCGATCTGGCCGCTGCCGGCGAGGCCCGGCAGGTCATCGATCTGATGTGGGGGGCAGCGCTCACCCGGTTTCTCTCGCTGTCCGCCCGCCAGCTCGGGCAGGATTTCATCTCGGTCGGCCGCGTTCAGTCGCCGACCCTGAAGTTGATCGTCGACCGCGAGCGCGAGATTCAGGCGTTCGATCCCGACACCTACTGGGAGATCTTCGCTGATCTCGACAAGGACGGCTCGGCCTTCGAGTCCCAGTACTTCTATCGCGACGAGGACGGCAACGAGGCCGAACGCGTCTGGGACGAGCCGGTCGCAGAGGCGATCTACGATCGAATCGCCCGCGAGGACGGGGAGGTTACGATAGACAGCGTTTCCCGACGTACCCGTACCGACACGCCACCTGCGCCGTTCGATACGACCCAGTTCATCCGTGCGGCGGGGTCGCTTGGCTACTCCGCACAGCGGGCAATGAGTATCGCCGAGGACCTCTATACCGCGGGCTACATGACCTACCCGCGAACGGACAACACCGTCTACCCCGACGATCTCGATCCCGAGGACCTGCTCGATTCCTTCGTTGGCCACCAGACCTTCGGCGAGGATGCCGAATCGCTGCTCGATCTCGACGGACTCGAACCAACCGAGGGCGACGAGGAGACCACGGACCACCCGCCGATCCACCCGACCGACGAACTCCCGAAACGAGCCGATCTCTCCGAGGACGAGTGGGAGATCTACGAACTGGTTGTCCGGCGCTTTTTCGCCACGCTTGCCGAGGATGCGACGTGGGAGCACCTGAAGGTCGTCTCCGAACTCGACGGTGCAGTCGACGTCTCACTGCCCCATGACACCGAAGCAGTGACGTTCAAGGCCAACGGCAAACGCCTGCTCGAAGCCGGGTATCACGACGTCTACCCGTACTTCAGCACGAACGAGAACTACGTCCCCGACGTTGACGAGGGCGAACAGCTGTCGATCGTCGATACTCGCATCGAAGAAAAGGAAACCCAGCCCCCGCGGCGGTACGGCCAGTCACGGCTCATCGAGACCATGCAGGGGCTTGGGGTCGGTACGAAATCGACCCGCCACCATACGATCGAAAAGCTGTACGATCGCGGCTATATCGAGAACGATCCGCCGCGACCGACACAGCTCGCGATGGCGGTCGTCGAGGCTGCCGAGGAGTACGCAGACCGCGTCGTCAGCAAGGAGATGACGAGCGAGCTCGAAGCCGACATGACCGCCATCGCGGAGGGCGAGGCGACGCTCGACGAGGTGACCGCTGAATCGCGCGAGATGCTCGAACGCGTTTTCGAGGATCTCACTGACTCGCGTGAGGAGATCGGCGACCACCTCCAGCAGTCTCTGAAGGCCGACAAGCGACTCGGCCCCTGTCCCGAATGTGGCAAGGACCTGCTCTTGCGCCGGAGCCGCGGTGGCTCTTCATTCATCGGGTGTGACGGCTATCCCGAGTGTGAGTACACGCTACCACTGCCGAGCACGGGCAAGCCGCTCATCCTCGAAGACGTCTGTGAGGACCACGACCTGAACCACGTCAAGATGCTCGCCGGACGCAGTACGTTCGTCCACGGCTGTCCCCGGTGCAAGGCCGACGAGGCGGGCGAAGGGCCGGCGATCGGGGCATGTCCGGATTGCAATGACGAACACGACGGCGAACTCGTCATCAAGCAGCTCCGAAACGGCTCCCGGCTCGTCGGCTGTACCCGCTATCCCGACTGTGACTACTCGTTACCGCTCCCCCGGCGGGGCGAGATCGAGGTAACCGACGAGCGCTGTGACGAACACGACCTGCCCGAGTTGCTCGTCCACAACGACGACGAGCCCTGGGAGCTGGGCTGTCCGATCTGCAACTACCGCGAGTATCAGGCCCGCGAGAGCGACTCTGGAACCGATCTGGAAGCGCTCGATGGCCTCGGCGCGAAGACCGCAGAGAAGCTCGCCGCAGCGGGTATCGAGAGCATCGACGACCTGACCGGCGCGGAGGCCGACGACGTGGCGGGCGACGTCGACGGCGTCAGCGCGGATCGGATCCGGAAGTGGCAGGCCGAAGCCTGA
- a CDS encoding transcription factor, with the protein MAFEELLEDPVIQKYLHELVGPKGMPVAAAPPDGEVTDEELAEELDMELNDVRRALFILYENDLATYRRLRDEDSGWLTYLWTFEYDKIPENLEEEMHRLYEALDERREYERNHEFYLCEVCSIRFEFGEAMDFGFECPECGSPVEAMENTHLVDAMDRRLENLRDELNLDSEVEA; encoded by the coding sequence ATGGCTTTTGAGGAGCTCCTCGAGGATCCCGTCATCCAGAAGTACCTACACGAGCTCGTCGGTCCGAAGGGAATGCCGGTCGCGGCGGCCCCTCCGGACGGCGAGGTAACCGACGAGGAACTGGCCGAGGAACTCGACATGGAACTCAACGACGTCCGCCGGGCGCTGTTCATCCTCTACGAGAACGACCTGGCGACGTATCGACGACTCCGTGATGAGGATTCCGGCTGGCTAACCTATCTATGGACCTTCGAGTACGACAAGATCCCCGAGAATCTAGAAGAGGAGATGCACCGGTTGTACGAGGCGCTGGACGAGCGGCGGGAGTACGAGCGCAACCACGAGTTCTACCTCTGTGAGGTCTGTTCGATCCGCTTCGAGTTCGGTGAAGCAATGGACTTTGGCTTCGAGTGTCCCGAGTGTGGCTCGCCTGTCGAGGCGATGGAGAACACCCACCTCGTCGACGCGATGGACCGGCGACTGGAGAACCTGCGGGACGAACTGAATCTCGACAGCGAGGTCGAGGCCTGA
- a CDS encoding DUF2110 family protein — MVVLATKLYIGGDARDRAQDSLRSLVNNDIGDLDVEFDIGIRHDDFPSVTIEGPDAVAARNVLSEEWGAITDQFESGETYVGTLEGWSEEGFVLDAGREILVPASELGLGPGNPAQIVERFGVVQHIPMRFVYDESSPRLADEEIDRLYEWTRGDGRVTVNSATRAEVRATVNRAGHAQDIITVERLGLLEQSIVCPESTDPPGLVASIGSYLPAEIRAVVP; from the coding sequence ATGGTCGTCCTCGCAACGAAACTGTACATCGGCGGCGACGCGCGCGACCGCGCACAGGACTCGCTGCGCTCGCTCGTGAACAACGATATCGGCGATCTCGACGTCGAGTTCGACATCGGGATCCGCCACGACGACTTCCCCTCGGTTACGATCGAGGGACCGGACGCCGTGGCGGCCCGGAACGTCCTCTCCGAGGAGTGGGGAGCGATCACCGACCAGTTCGAGTCCGGGGAGACCTACGTCGGCACCCTCGAAGGCTGGTCAGAGGAGGGGTTCGTCCTCGACGCTGGCCGTGAGATTCTGGTCCCGGCGTCGGAACTCGGCCTCGGGCCCGGCAACCCCGCACAGATCGTCGAGCGCTTCGGCGTCGTCCAGCACATCCCCATGCGCTTTGTCTACGACGAGTCGTCACCGCGGCTCGCCGACGAAGAGATCGACCGCCTCTACGAGTGGACCCGAGGCGACGGCCGCGTCACCGTCAACAGCGCGACCCGCGCCGAAGTCCGGGCGACGGTCAACCGCGCGGGACACGCACAGGACATCATCACCGTCGAACGACTGGGGCTGCTCGAACAGAGCATCGTCTGTCCCGAATCGACGGACCCGCCGGGACTGGTCGCAAGCATCGGGAGTTATCTGCCCGCCGAAATCCGGGCCGTCGTCCCCTGA
- a CDS encoding DUF5803 family protein, whose product MNTRLLVATVAVAVLAVTAGCLGGGISDEQLDEEAEYDWETEEDVVIDIYEPGGFISDTEYRAVYNVTGQDRLTLYQRGITTDSPVQIRAVQYRSADGEFINGSELDVEYGDDSTVVHLPDDGEGQLAFSSSTQSKQLSQPAYVEGSYRVILPEGYAASDFLLGHISPRSGESQEIDGRTHIVWDSVSSSISVQFYLERNQLFFWGGAAAFSLVALGGYVYWKRQIEAIQEKREEMGLNVEQPDEFDDDEPPPGMG is encoded by the coding sequence ATGAACACGCGTCTGCTCGTCGCCACCGTGGCCGTCGCCGTCCTCGCCGTTACCGCCGGGTGTCTCGGCGGCGGCATCTCCGACGAACAGCTCGACGAAGAGGCGGAATACGACTGGGAGACCGAGGAAGACGTCGTGATCGATATCTACGAGCCCGGCGGCTTCATCAGCGACACCGAGTATCGCGCGGTTTACAACGTCACCGGGCAGGATCGCCTGACGCTGTACCAGCGCGGTATCACGACCGATAGCCCGGTCCAGATCCGCGCGGTCCAGTACCGATCGGCCGACGGTGAGTTCATCAACGGCTCCGAACTCGACGTGGAGTACGGCGACGACAGCACCGTCGTCCACCTTCCGGACGATGGTGAGGGACAGCTCGCCTTCTCGTCCAGCACCCAGTCGAAGCAGCTGAGCCAGCCCGCCTACGTCGAGGGGTCCTACCGTGTCATCCTCCCCGAGGGCTACGCGGCGAGTGACTTCCTGCTCGGCCATATCAGTCCACGGAGCGGTGAGAGCCAGGAGATCGACGGACGTACCCACATCGTCTGGGATTCCGTCTCCTCTTCGATCTCGGTGCAGTTCTATCTCGAACGTAACCAGCTCTTCTTCTGGGGAGGAGCCGCCGCATTTTCGCTGGTCGCGCTCGGGGGCTACGTCTACTGGAAACGCCAGATAGAGGCGATACAGGAGAAACGCGAGGAGATGGGCTTAAACGTCGAACAGCCCGACGAGTTCGACGACGACGAGCCGCCGCCGGGGATGGGATAG
- a CDS encoding acyl-CoA dehydrogenase family protein has product MTDGYDYSEYDRGRGVNYWQLDRTLRRELARVYEDNEFEWAEPRLSGFGAASGHVIADTADYVDNHGPELRTHDRYGSLCNRVEYVTEQFENERLAYGSGVVADVFRAPPGRSDPMPMSHNLGLLYLLSYSDPGLACPVAMTGGAALVLERFDDGELDEYFAALTSREYDELIEGAMFLTEEQGGSDVGATETTATYDDRADCWRLTGEKWFCSNIDAEGTLALARTEDAPEGTAGLSMFLVPHGDPDEGVLTKERRAERSDATVDDGLNDQRYRRLKDKLGTISVPTGEVEFEDTKAYLVGEAENGFKQMVQMLNLERLSNAAAACGIMGRVLLESKVKAANREAFGETIDQYPLMREDLVDMAVDHEAATAFTFETARLFSEHVAAERAGESADDAYRLMRLLTPIAKLRTGRMAVDTASYGMEIQGGNGYVNEFVTHRLLRDAQVLPIWEGTENILSLDVLRALDREDALDPFAVAVQERLDSVTHPALAEAVEAVTDEFHDLTAAAATLATEDAEYAELSAKRFAHYVFDVFTASLLLAEAQNEIESGDGRLALVARRFVDRKLTPREARGITNGDRFAVEQFEPIVRFETVDPTDIGPGTEPQTAADD; this is encoded by the coding sequence ATGACCGACGGATACGATTACAGCGAGTACGACCGGGGGCGTGGTGTCAACTACTGGCAACTCGACCGGACGCTTCGGCGTGAACTGGCGCGCGTCTACGAGGACAACGAGTTCGAGTGGGCCGAACCCCGGCTCTCCGGCTTTGGCGCGGCATCGGGTCACGTCATCGCGGATACCGCGGACTACGTCGACAACCACGGCCCGGAACTGCGCACCCACGACAGGTACGGCAGCCTGTGCAATCGCGTCGAGTACGTCACAGAGCAGTTCGAGAACGAGCGACTGGCATACGGATCGGGTGTCGTCGCCGACGTCTTCCGCGCTCCGCCGGGCCGCTCCGATCCGATGCCGATGAGCCACAACCTCGGTCTGCTCTATCTCCTCTCCTACAGCGATCCAGGGCTCGCCTGTCCGGTCGCGATGACCGGCGGCGCGGCGCTGGTGCTCGAACGGTTCGACGACGGCGAGCTCGACGAGTACTTCGCGGCGCTGACCAGCCGCGAGTACGACGAACTGATCGAGGGAGCTATGTTTCTCACGGAGGAACAGGGCGGCAGTGATGTTGGGGCGACCGAGACGACGGCCACATACGACGACCGGGCTGACTGCTGGCGGCTCACCGGCGAGAAGTGGTTCTGTTCCAACATCGACGCCGAGGGGACGCTCGCGCTCGCTCGCACCGAGGACGCACCCGAGGGGACGGCGGGACTTTCGATGTTTCTCGTCCCGCACGGCGACCCCGACGAGGGCGTCCTGACCAAGGAGCGCCGCGCCGAGAGGTCGGACGCCACAGTCGACGACGGGCTGAACGACCAGCGCTACCGGCGATTGAAGGACAAGCTCGGTACGATCAGCGTACCGACGGGTGAGGTCGAGTTCGAGGACACGAAGGCGTATCTCGTGGGCGAGGCTGAAAACGGGTTCAAGCAGATGGTACAGATGCTCAACCTCGAACGGCTCTCGAACGCCGCGGCGGCCTGCGGGATCATGGGCCGTGTCCTGTTAGAGAGCAAAGTGAAGGCGGCGAACCGCGAGGCCTTTGGCGAGACGATCGACCAGTACCCGCTGATGCGCGAGGATCTCGTCGACATGGCTGTCGATCACGAGGCGGCGACCGCGTTTACGTTCGAGACGGCGCGGCTGTTCTCGGAACACGTCGCCGCGGAGCGGGCGGGTGAGTCGGCCGACGACGCCTACCGGCTCATGCGTCTGCTGACGCCGATCGCAAAGCTCCGAACCGGCCGGATGGCGGTCGACACAGCCTCCTACGGGATGGAAATCCAGGGCGGCAACGGCTACGTCAACGAGTTCGTCACCCACCGACTGCTCCGGGACGCGCAGGTCCTGCCGATCTGGGAGGGGACCGAGAACATACTCTCGCTGGACGTCCTGCGCGCGTTGGATCGGGAAGACGCGCTCGATCCCTTCGCCGTGGCCGTCCAGGAGCGCCTCGACAGCGTCACCCATCCGGCACTTGCCGAGGCCGTCGAGGCGGTGACCGACGAGTTCCACGACCTCACCGCGGCGGCAGCCACGCTCGCCACGGAGGACGCCGAGTACGCAGAGCTCTCGGCCAAACGATTCGCCCACTATGTCTTCGATGTGTTCACCGCGAGTCTGCTCCTCGCGGAAGCCCAGAACGAGATCGAATCGGGTGATGGCCGTCTGGCGCTAGTCGCTCGACGGTTCGTCGACCGAAAGCTGACGCCACGGGAGGCCCGTGGGATTACGAACGGTGACCGGTTCGCAGTCGAGCAGTTCGAGCCGATTGTTCGTTTCGAGACTGTCGATCCGACGGACATTGGACCGGGGACAGAGCCACAGACAGCGGCCGACGACTAA
- a CDS encoding competence/damage-inducible protein A has product MHVALVNVGDEILTGDTTNTNATWICARLNERGVDVERITVVPDRVGEIARVVNEYRVEYDAVIVTGGLGPTHDDMTMEAVAAAYGRDVESSEEALEWIVEEGGYARDDLTEGTSHIPAGARPLHNEVGVAPGCVVDDEVYVLPGVPAEMKGMFESIAAEFVGEDRYAETVPIDEPESALLDRIEELRERFDVGVGVYPGEYVRIKLTGTDIAAVESAAGWLRERVDVRVEETE; this is encoded by the coding sequence ATGCACGTCGCGCTGGTCAACGTCGGCGATGAGATACTGACAGGTGATACGACGAACACGAACGCCACCTGGATCTGCGCGCGTCTCAACGAGCGCGGCGTCGACGTCGAGCGGATAACCGTCGTCCCGGATCGGGTCGGCGAGATCGCTCGCGTGGTCAACGAGTACCGCGTCGAGTACGACGCAGTCATCGTCACTGGGGGGCTCGGACCGACTCACGACGACATGACGATGGAGGCCGTTGCCGCGGCCTACGGCCGGGACGTGGAGTCCAGCGAGGAAGCACTGGAATGGATCGTCGAGGAGGGGGGCTACGCCCGCGACGACCTCACCGAGGGGACGAGCCATATCCCCGCAGGAGCGCGCCCGCTTCACAACGAAGTCGGTGTGGCACCGGGCTGTGTCGTCGACGACGAGGTGTACGTCCTGCCGGGCGTCCCCGCGGAGATGAAGGGGATGTTCGAGTCCATCGCCGCCGAGTTCGTCGGCGAGGACCGGTACGCCGAGACCGTCCCGATCGACGAACCCGAAAGCGCCCTGCTCGATCGGATCGAGGAGCTACGCGAGCGATTCGACGTCGGTGTCGGCGTCTACCCCGGCGAGTACGTCCGGATCAAGCTGACGGGCACCGACATCGCTGCAGTCGAGTCGGCGGCCGGGTGGCTCCGCGAGCGCGTCGACGTTCGAGTCGAAGAAACCGAGTAG
- a CDS encoding YihY/virulence factor BrkB family protein: MNAQATARTVIDRVSEDNVTFLAASIAYYAFFSIVPLLLLTLSIGSLVGGEAFAERIVAVVEQHLSSSGEELVSDAVANPQGRAGASIVGLLGLTWSAIKVIRAVDMAFDRIYEPDVMTSLPRQIRNGITVLLLVGLGVVIMVGVGTLIRRPTVVDLPFIDVFGWLTLILGLIVVFLPLYYVMPPTEMTVRRALPGTVVAAVGWIGLQIGFQIYTAYAANFEAYGLLGGVLLFLTWLYFGAILILLGAIVNAVLGEKAMPTVETESAAVAE, encoded by the coding sequence ATGAACGCGCAGGCGACCGCACGGACCGTGATCGATCGTGTGAGCGAGGACAACGTCACGTTTCTGGCCGCCAGTATCGCCTATTACGCCTTCTTTTCGATCGTCCCGTTACTGCTGTTGACGCTCTCGATCGGTTCACTCGTCGGTGGCGAGGCCTTCGCCGAGCGGATCGTCGCGGTGGTCGAGCAGCATCTCTCCTCGTCTGGCGAAGAACTCGTCAGCGATGCCGTCGCGAACCCACAGGGTCGGGCAGGGGCGTCGATCGTCGGCCTGCTCGGGCTGACCTGGTCGGCGATCAAGGTGATCCGCGCGGTCGATATGGCGTTCGACCGGATCTACGAACCGGACGTGATGACCTCCCTGCCGCGCCAGATCCGGAACGGGATAACAGTCCTCCTGCTGGTCGGGCTGGGGGTCGTCATCATGGTCGGCGTGGGGACGCTCATCCGTCGGCCGACTGTCGTCGATCTTCCGTTCATCGACGTATTCGGCTGGCTCACCCTGATTCTCGGCCTGATAGTCGTCTTTCTGCCGCTGTACTACGTGATGCCGCCCACAGAGATGACCGTCCGGCGGGCACTGCCCGGCACTGTCGTGGCTGCCGTCGGCTGGATCGGCCTGCAGATCGGTTTCCAGATCTACACTGCCTATGCCGCGAACTTCGAGGCCTACGGGCTGCTCGGCGGCGTCTTGCTCTTCCTGACGTGGCTGTACTTCGGGGCGATCCTGATTCTGCTTGGTGCGATCGTGAACGCTGTCCTCGGCGAAAAGGCGATGCCAACGGTCGAGACTGAGTCCGCAGCAGTCGCCGAGTGA
- a CDS encoding ATP-NAD kinase family protein: MRRIGVVVNPVAGMGGRVGLKGTDGKVEVAIGRGAEPRAFDRAVTALDALARHDPAVELLAAGGVMGVDAVSEVGLEPVVVTDPAGSAPGETSAEDTHEAVRAFVDREVDLVLFVGGDGTAVDVANALDEADVETPMLGVPAGVKVYSSVFGVTPRDAGRIAATFDRVEEREINDIDEDAYRGGEVETELRAVRPVPVADELQASKQIGGGSVETLAAGFADSVTPGTTYVLGPGSTVGAIKRELGFAGSPLGVDVWRATATEDGPAGELLVADASEAEILEALGEQNVAVVSPIGGQGFVFGRGNDQISPAVLERCDVEIVASKAKLDELDVLRIDTGDEETDETLSGWTKVRVGRFEQRMMRIR; this comes from the coding sequence ATGCGTCGTATCGGCGTCGTCGTGAATCCGGTTGCCGGGATGGGTGGTCGGGTCGGACTCAAGGGAACCGACGGAAAAGTCGAGGTAGCAATCGGACGCGGAGCCGAGCCGCGGGCGTTCGATCGGGCAGTCACGGCGCTCGACGCGCTCGCACGTCACGACCCGGCAGTCGAACTGCTCGCCGCAGGCGGTGTGATGGGGGTCGACGCGGTAAGTGAGGTAGGGCTCGAACCGGTCGTTGTGACCGATCCGGCGGGAAGCGCTCCCGGAGAGACGAGCGCCGAAGACACCCACGAAGCGGTTCGAGCGTTCGTCGACCGGGAGGTCGACCTCGTGCTGTTCGTCGGCGGCGACGGCACCGCAGTCGACGTGGCGAACGCCCTCGACGAGGCAGACGTCGAGACGCCCATGCTCGGCGTCCCCGCGGGCGTCAAGGTCTACTCGTCGGTGTTCGGCGTGACGCCGCGCGACGCGGGTCGAATAGCGGCGACGTTCGACCGCGTCGAGGAGCGAGAAATAAACGACATCGACGAGGACGCCTACCGGGGCGGCGAGGTCGAAACCGAGTTACGCGCTGTGCGACCCGTGCCAGTCGCCGACGAACTGCAGGCGAGCAAACAGATCGGCGGGGGCAGCGTCGAAACACTTGCAGCCGGGTTTGCGGACTCGGTCACGCCCGGGACTACCTACGTTCTCGGCCCCGGGAGTACGGTCGGCGCGATCAAGCGGGAGCTGGGTTTTGCGGGATCCCCACTTGGCGTCGACGTCTGGCGGGCAACGGCGACCGAGGACGGCCCTGCGGGGGAGTTGCTGGTTGCGGACGCAAGCGAAGCCGAGATCCTCGAGGCGCTGGGCGAACAAAACGTTGCTGTCGTCTCCCCGATCGGCGGTCAGGGGTTCGTGTTCGGCCGTGGCAACGATCAGATCTCGCCCGCCGTCCTCGAACGGTGTGACGTCGAAATCGTGGCCTCAAAGGCAAAACTGGACGAACTGGACGTCCTCCGTATCGATACGGGTGACGAGGAGACGGACGAGACCCTCAGCGGGTGGACGAAGGTCCGCGTGGGACGGTTCGAGCAGCGGATGATGCGGATTCGGTGA